Genomic window (Sulfurovum sp. NBC37-1):
TGGGATATTACCTGTGACTCTGACGGCGAAATGGGATTCAATCGGGAACTGCCGCTCTATCTGCACGATATCGATGTGGGCAAAGAGGAGTATTTCCTCGCCTTCTTCCTGACCGGCGCCTACCAGGAGGTACTGGGCATGCAACATAACCTCTTCACCCACCCGACCGAATGCGTGATCAACTTCAATGAGGACGGCGGCTACCACATCGATGAGCTGATCGAAGCACAGAACCTCATGGATGTACTCGATGACCTCGATTACGATACCAGCATCATCGACAAAGCGCTCAAAACCCAGATAGAAGAATCCACGCTCATCTCACAGGAAGAAAAGAGAGAACTTTTGGGTAAACTTTATCTTTATTTAAGTGAAAACAGTTATCTTAAGACCATTCAGGCACTAAACGATAAAGAACAAGGACAAGCAAAGTGAACATATTCAGTCTCATCAAAGAGGATTTTCTCAATGTCAAAAGAAACGACCCTGCCCTGCACTCAACTTTTGAACTCTTTTTCAACTATCCGGGCCTCTGGGCACTCTTTTTTTACCGTATCGCACATTCGCTGTACGGCAAAGGCTTGAGATTTCTACCACGATTCATTTCAGCCATTGGACTCTTCCTCACCACGATCGACATACACCCCGCGGCCACATTGGGAAGAAGGGTCTTCATTGACCATGGTGTCGGCGTAGTCATCGGTGAAACAACCGTCATCGGAAACGATGTGATCATCTACCAGCAAGTCACACTCGGCGGTGTGAGCACCAGCAAAGGAAAACGCCACCCAACACTGGGGAACAATGTCGTCATCGGGGCAGGCTCCAAAATTCTGGGCAACATTACTATCGGTGAAAATTCCAAGGTCGGAGCCAATTCCGTGGTCGTGAAAGATGTCCCTGCGGACTCGACCGCCATCGGTATCCCTGCACGTGTACTCAAAAGAGGCTATGACAAGACACCACTGAGCCACAACAAAATCCCCGACGTCAACAAAGAGATCTTCGAATACCTCCTCAAGCGTATCGAAGTACTTGAGGATGCACTGCCAAAGACCAAGCAGAAAGATATCAAAAAGAAAGACCACAAACTCGAAGAGCTGTATGACAACTTCATTCACAGTATGGAATAAAGAGTTACTGCATTCAACTCTTTTGAGAACTTTCTAAACCACTTTTGGCTATAATAATTGAATTTATTTTTAAGGGTTATAACATGTTATCAAACCGTATACAGACACTCTCATCATCATTGACCATCGCCATCTCTTCACTGGCGAGAGATCTAAAGAACTCAGGCAAAGATGTTCTGAGCTTTTCTGCAGGTGAACCGGATTTCGGTACCCCAAGACGCATCAAGGACGAGGCGATCAAAGCGATCAACGAAGGATTTACGCAATATACGGCCGTACCGGGTATCCCCGAACTGCTTGAGGCGATTGCCGGCAAACTCAAAAGAGACAACGGGCTTGAATATGCGCCGTCTGATATTATTGCCAGCAACGGTGCGAAACATTCACTTTTCAACCTCTGTCAGGCACTCATCAATGAAGGTGACGAAGTGATCATCCCTGCTCCTTACTGGGTCACCTACCCCGAACAGGTCAAATACTCACAGGGGGTTCCAGTCATTATCGAGACTGATGAGAGGAATAGCTTCAAGATCACCGCAAAGCAGCTGAAAGAGGCGATCACACCCAAAACAAAAATGCTTATCCTGACCACACC
Coding sequences:
- the cysE gene encoding serine O-acetyltransferase, whose translation is MNIFSLIKEDFLNVKRNDPALHSTFELFFNYPGLWALFFYRIAHSLYGKGLRFLPRFISAIGLFLTTIDIHPAATLGRRVFIDHGVGVVIGETTVIGNDVIIYQQVTLGGVSTSKGKRHPTLGNNVVIGAGSKILGNITIGENSKVGANSVVVKDVPADSTAIGIPARVLKRGYDKTPLSHNKIPDVNKEIFEYLLKRIEVLEDALPKTKQKDIKKKDHKLEELYDNFIHSME